The following proteins are encoded in a genomic region of Cryptomeria japonica chromosome 11, Sugi_1.0, whole genome shotgun sequence:
- the LOC131051351 gene encoding uncharacterized protein LOC131051351 has translation MEDSGRIVRRKNASNLNSKYSAPTRHRPDIHNVRMATKILDSICFENKRFSSMERDPHNPVEYNDVFGGPPRCFSSRKIAEEPPFPRRSCDGLYRTLGKELNSNRSFCSLPVFELPVYENSSLPVFELPVFGGSEFPVFEFPSSRDDLGSRVTSHKSSSDEFYADIFRGGDGHPNSVYEESTSKSLSSKPSRSRSKSSSSQPSSENPSPHQYASSRMSGDLSLSALASKLRPIALSKRDRPFVFGSSGTQHTGYQSQGSDNVSVCSSSSCSPSQFFSDSASFPSVHLNKPRTLSNRTGRRNVDDVFGGFPKRRPFPQMQTCQKTEEFKTGPTLGRLDRTNVFEKYPVLLHDSSKNSLQWVNAIGCIADDDLATKPIKEVPFPVATVHHMTQNTFDSSPSEHFSAPQKVKSWRDWVPEVKYAQLGSKKDSSTCSSMCMSHVSPVTEASYWAQEEPAEINLETPGRNSLDGGDSYDIPGSYGINSVFDRRKNMMFHNKIDNHLDDISDIAIKEAIAWAKEKFQGNLNEGKGDASMFVQEPNDKDEAQVGDGNINGLRQCGHDAYTNGEERKQKAVNRCLHQRTLERTEDHGNRSIDQSDHSSESDDQLFICKNEIDRHPQETKINRSIDQSEHSSESDDRLSICKQEIERHPQETKKCPLAPHQCTLTDLKERLIKEVTNDVTGDYNPQTANQDDAETLLHTPELQDAHAVDTLSSGGANQMSCSRLVDECTCYELERWNGHAHAVDCRMSQYERSCTLAVSLETATVKEIPEG, from the exons ATGGAAGATTCTGGTAGAATTGTGCGGAGAAAGAATGCCTCAAATCTTAATAGCAAGTACTCTGCACCCACAAGACACAGACCTGATATCCATAATGTCAGAATGGCAACCAAGATCCTTGATAGCATCTGCTTTGAAAATAAAAGATTCAGCTCCATGGAAAGAGACCCACATAACCCTGTGGAATACAATGATGTCTTTGGGGGCCCTCCTAGGTGCTTTTCTTCTAGAAAAATAGCAGAAGAGCCTCCATTTCCAAGAAGATCATGTGACGGACTATACAGAACACTTGGAAAGGAATTGAATTCGAACAGAAGTTTCTGCAGCTTACCAGTGTTTGAGCTTCCTGTGTATGAAAATTCTTCTTTGCCAGTGTTTGAGCTCCCTGTCTTTGGGGGTTCTGAGTTCCCTGTCTTTGAATTTCCTTCAAGCAGAGATGACTTGGGTAGCAGAGTTACAAGCCATAAATCCTCTAGTGATGAATTCTATGCTGATATTTTCAGAGGTGGTGATGGGCATCCTAATAGTGTATATGAAGAGTCAACATCTAAAAGTTTGTCTTCAAAGCCTTCAAGGTCCAGATCGAAGTCTTCCTCATCGCAGCCCAGCTCTGAGAACCCAAGCCCACACCAATATGCATCGTCTAGGATGTCAGGAGACCTTTCTTTGTCTGCATTGGCTTCCAAGCTCAG GCCAATTGCTCTCTCAAAGCGAGATAGGCCTTTTGTCTTTGGCTCCTCTGGTACACAACATACAGGCTATCAATCTCAAGGTTCTGATAATGTTTCTGTTTGTTCGAGTTCTTCCTGTTCCCCATCTCAATTCTTTTCAGATTCAGCTAGTTTTCCTTCTGTCCATCTCAATAAGCCGAGGACATTAAGCAATAGGACAGGAAGGCGGAATGTGGATGATGTTTTTGGTGGCTTCCCCAAACGAAGGCCTTTCCCACAAATGCAAACTTGCCAAAAAACAGAAGAATTTAAGACTGGACCAACACTAGGAAGGCTAGATAGGACAAATGTATTTGAGAAATACCCTGTTCTCCTACATGACTCAAGCAAGAACTCGCTACAATGGGTGAATGCAATTGGATGCATTGCAGATGATGATCTAGCCACAAAACCTATAAAGGAGGTACCCTTTCCAGTAGCCACTGTTCACCATATGACCCAAAATACGTTTGACTCCTCTCCTTCAGAGCACTTTTCTGCACCGCAAAAGGTGAAAAGTTGGAGAGATTGGGTACCAGAAGTAAAATATGCTCAATTAGGTTCGAAAAAAGATTCATCTACTTGTTCTTCTATGTGCATGTCACATGTTTCTCCAGTAACAGAGGCTAGTTATTGGGCACAAGAAGAACCAGCTGAGATCAATTTAGAAACTCCAGGAAGAAACTCACTTGATGGTGGAGACAGTTATGATATCCCTGGATCATATGGAATCAACAGTGTTTTTGACAGAAGAAAAAACATGATGTTTCATAATAAAATTGATAATCATCTAGATGACATTTCAGATATAGCCATAAAAGAGGCCATAGCCTGGGCAAAAGAAAAGTTTCAGGGGAACTTGAATGAAGGGAAAGGAGATGCaagtatgtttgttcaagaaccTAATGACAAAGATGAAGCACAGGTAGGTGATGGGAATATAAATGGATTAAGACAATGTGGGCATGATGCTTATACGAATGGAGAGGAAAGAAAGCAAAAGGCAGTTAATAGATGTTTACATCAGAGAACTCTTGAAAGGACTGAAGATCATGGAAACAGATCAATAGATCAATCAGACCATAGTTCAGAGTCTGATGATCAGCTCTTCATCTGTAAAAACGAAATAGACCGACATCcacaagaaacaaaaataaacagaTCAATAGATCAATCAGAACATAGTTCAGAGTCTGATGATCGGCTGTCTATTTGTAAACAAGAGATAGAACGACATccacaagaaacaaaaaaatgtccATTAGCACCACACCAGTGTACATTAACAGATTTGAAAGAGAGACTGATAAAGGAAGTAACAAATGATGTTACAGGTGATTATAACCCACAGACAGCAAATCAAGACGATGCAGAGACCCTTCTCCATACACCAGAATTACAAGATGCTCATGCAGTGGACACATTGTCTAGTGGGGGAGCTAACCAG ATGAGTTGTTCTAGATTAGTGGATGAATGCACCTGTTATGAACTAGAGAGATGGAATGGCCATGCTCATGCTGTGGATTGCAGAATGTCTCAATATGAACGAAGTTGCACTCTAGCAGTATCTTTAG AGACTGCAACAGTAAAAGAAATTCCTGAAGGATAA